In Oncorhynchus clarkii lewisi isolate Uvic-CL-2024 chromosome 24, UVic_Ocla_1.0, whole genome shotgun sequence, one DNA window encodes the following:
- the LOC139382778 gene encoding uncharacterized protein, with protein MWSVFFFFLSYLDRNFVKGEFPNYSLDAEKQSKDVFFMLNSTFCAKMSGMGGNCFYQVSDGIEEVRSVRDPAGKLVDCSVTINQMQVKSFMHVCRLGLKHQRNNPGDMEFSFTDMAEAKYNCQAFQRTSKRTTVTTERKAAPTAHTPKETRENSVQEDGKQVIRRSKRGFTYPGTLWCGAGNMADNYDHLGEFTATDSCCRVHDYCPYVIHAFSSKYGYTNFKWHPLSHCDCDNALKECLRKVNDTSSRVVGQAFFNVIEVPCFQFIYEEQCVERHWYGVCKKYDKLLVAVPRESILYDFGGIDVIDVLTVAPLVQKETKKTGIEQDNPESTTQSTVSGSQTTGPEEPSLSNMVTAAEDFIKFLATVSTSQGSATDTTKGETQTSEKKKRKNTAGKNKKNNKKRKGKGKGRKRKQKINSVSKGAEEGTMVSPTKAAEAVDKSNFVNGPENVDQLNRNVNRFSDGEVDRGGKEELSNDVMRDEPHVDEKSAADASVTSVTAVKKEQTMLEIPALMDPTEAASLSATTGTPIVTTQKTKRKRSRKGEGRKKQSNVTPTVTPKGVAHHTAIKQVLPTSTTESSGTQTVPTSTAIISADQSVQQRLENHNEKGPVTTTAGTPIVTFIKSKRHRSKERKERNKRRKITSTLPIVAVTFRNLTEEDFAVITTESTSAPAFTTITTVSTAGQPVSHRPESHNEKRSNTITTVSSTLSETKRHRPKEREGRKMRGKIIPPLLAAGTSLQNPTEDALRTVTTDSTGVLNIPTTTTVVAAEQAETLAPQSIGSHSEKGLLTTTASVPVVTGRRQRSKEREGRNKSKKEAITTVVKDEVPIHNENETKLEEIMTSISLTPSASAISSKVDEVGEFNLQESENYREQAPFPVQTSTPTVSPINSTVQKIGERLGRKKMRKPPQGDSY; from the exons ATGTGGTCggtattttttttctttctgtcttATCTGGACAGAAACTTTGTCAAAGGAGAATTCCCCAATTATTCCCTAGATGCAGAGAAACAGAGTAAAGAtgtgtttttcatgctcaacagcaCATTCTGTGCCAAAATGTCAGGCATGGGGGGAAATTGCTTTTACCAAGTGTCAGACGGAATTGAGGAGGTGCGCTCCGTGCGTGACCCGGCAGGTAAACTGGTGGATTGCTCAGTAACCATCAACCAGATGCAGGTGAAGTCGTTCATGCATGTGTGCAGATTAGGACTGAAGCACCAGAGAAATAACCCAGGAGATATGGAGTTTAGTTTTACAGACATGGCAGAAGCCAAATACAACTGTCAAGCGTTCCAAAGGACATCAAAGCGCACGACGGTCACCACGGAGAGGAAAGCCGCGCCAACAGCACATACACCGAAGGAGACGAGAGAGAATTCTGTCCAGGAGGATGGCAAGCAGGTGATACGGAGATCCAAGCGAGGATTCACTTATCCTGGAACCCTGTGGTGTGGAGCTGGCAACATGGCTGATAATTACGACCATTTGG GAGAGTTCACAGCGACTGACAGTTGTTGCCGCGTTCATGACTACTGCCCCTACGTCATCCATGCGTTTTCCTCAAAGTATGGCTATACCAATTTCAAGTGGCATCCCCTTAGTCACTGTGACTGCGATAATGC GTTGAAGGAGTGTCTGAGGAAAGTCAATGACACCTCCtccagggtggttggtcaggctTTCTTCAATGTCATTGAGGTGCCCTGTTTCCAGTTCATATATGAAGAGCAATGTGTGGAGCGCCACTGGTATGGCGT GTGTAAAAAGTATGACAAGCTCCTGGTTGCAGTGCCCAGAGAGTCCATCCTGTATGATTTCGGCGGCATTGACGTTATTGATGTGCTGACTGTGGCTCCTCTGGTACAGAAAGAGACAAAGAAAACAGGCATAGAGCAGGACAATCCTGAAAGCACAACACAGTCCACTGTGTCCGGCTCCCAGACCACTGGCCCCGAGGAGCCCTCTCTCAGCAACATGGTCACCGCAGCTGAAGACTTCATCAAATTTCTGGCCACCGTCTCCACCTCTCAGGGCTCGGCTACAGACACCACCAAAGGAGAGACACAGAcctcagagaagaagaagaggaagaacacTGCAgggaaaaataagaaaaataacaagaagaggaaagggaaaggaaaagggagaaagaggaagcAGAAAATCAACTCAGTCTCAAAAGGAGCAGAGGAAGGGACAATGGTTAGTCCTACCAAAGCAGCGGAAGCTGTCGACAAGAGTAACTTTGTGAATGGGCCTGAGAATGTTGACCAGTTGAACAGAAATGTCAACCGTTTCAGTGATGGTGAAGTAGATCGTGGAGGGAAAGAGGAGCTTTCTAATGATGTCATGAGAGATGAACCACATGTAGATGAAAAAAGTGCTGCAGATGCCTCTGTCACCTCAGTCACTGCTGTCAAGAAGGAGCAGACAATGCTGGAAATCCCGGCTCTGATGGATCCCACAGAAGCAGCGTCTCTCTCTGCAACCACTGGCACACCCATTGTGACCACACAGAAAACCAAAAGGAAGAGGTCAAGAAAGGGGGAAGGGAGGAAAAAACAGAGCAACGTAACGCCAACTGTCACCCCTAAAGGAGTTGCACACCATACCGCCATTAAACAGGTCCTCCCAACTTCCACAACAGAGAGCTCTGGCACCCAGACCGTCCCTACCAGCACTGCCATAATCTCTGCAGATCAGTCTGTGCAACAAAGGTTAGAGAACCACAATGAAAAGGGCCCTGTTACGACTACTGCCGGCACCCCCATTGTGACTTTTATCAAAAGCAAAAGGCACAGGTcaaaggagagaaaggaaagaaatAAAAGGAGGAAAATCACTTCCACTCTTCCCATTGTGGCTGTTACTTTCAGAAACCTCACTGAAGAGGATTTTGCAGTGATCACTACTGAGAGCACAAGTGCTCCAGCcttcaccaccatcactactgtTAGCACTGCAGGGCAGCCAGTGTCACACAGACCAGAAAGTCACAATGAGAAGAGGTCCAATACCATTACGACTGTAAGCTCGACTTTGAGTGAGACCAAAAGGCACAggccgaaagagagagagggaagaaagatgAGGGGGAAAATCATACCACCTCTTTTGGCTGCGGGAACATCTCTGCAGAATCCCACTGAAGATGCCCTTCGTACAGTCACTACTGACAGCACTGGTGTACTGAACATCCCCACAACCACCACTGTAGTTGCTGCAGAGCAGGCAGAGACACTAGCGCCGCAGAGCATAGGGAGTCACAGTGAAAAGGGACTTCTCACCACAACAGCCAGCGTCCCCGTTGTGACTGGGAGAAGACAACGCtcaaaagagagggagggtagaaataaaagtaaaaaagAGGCCATAACCACTGTTGTCAAGGATGAGGTTCCTATCCATAATGAGAATGAAACTAAACTTGAAGAAATAATGACAAGTATAAGTCTGACACCCTCAGCGTCAGCAATTTCATCCAAAGTTGACGAAGTAGGAGAGTTCAATCTACAGGAATCTGAGAACTACAGAGAACAGGCCCCCTTCCCTGTGCAGACCAGCACACCCACTGTAAGTCCAATAAATTCCACTGTCCAGAAAATAGGAGAGAGACTAGGTAGAAAGAAAATGAGAAAACCACCACAAGGAGACTCATACTAA